The genomic region CGCGCCGGTGAAGTTGTCCGAGTCGACGTACGGCACCGAGCCGCCGGCGAGCGGGCGGCCGCCGACCACGATCGGCAGCCCGTTCTCCTGCAGCACCGACAGCAGCGGGTCGGTGCCGTGCAGGCTGAGGATCAGCGCGCCGTCGACGTGGCCGCCGGTGAGGTACGCGGAGACGTCGCCGGGTTCGCTCATCATCAGCACGAGCTGGGTGCGGCCGGCGAGCTCGGCGTGCACGCCGCGCATGACACCGGCGAAGAACGGGTCGGCCAGCACGCGGCCGCTGGGTTCGGAGAGCACGAGCGCGATGGCGTTCGCCCGATGGCCGGCCAACGACCGTGCGGCCTGGTTCGGCGTGTAGTCCAGTTGCACCACGGCGCGTTTGACCGCGTCTTTTGCCCGTTCGCTCACGTGCTGGGCGTCGTTGAGCACGCGGGAGACGGTGGACTTGGAGACGCCGGCCAGGCGGGCGACCTCGTCGATGCCGGCACGTCTGCTCATCGGGTGCCCGAAGTGGTGGCTGAGAACACGGTGGACTCCATCGGTTGCGGCGGCGGTTGCCTGGGAACGCTCCCACAGGCAAGTTCCCAGTCTTTACCGCGCCACTTGAGAGGGTCAAGGCGTGCGGGTTGCAGTCCCGTGAACGCTCCCGGTCCGTTATGCGCTGGCGCGGCGCACGAGCGAGGTCGGCAGCAGCAGCGACGGCGGCAACCCGCTCTCACCGGCCAGTTCGGCGAGCAGCCGCCACGTCATCGTGCGGCCGAGCTCCTCGACGTCCTGCCGGACCGTGGTGAGCGGCGGCGTGGCGGTCGAGGCGAGCACCGAGTCGTCGAACCCGATCACCGCGACGTCGTCGGGCACCCGCTTGCCGCGCAGGTGCAACGTCTGCAGCGCGCCCACCGCCATGATGTCCGCGGCCACGAACACGGCGTCGAGGTCAGGTGCCTGGTCGAGCAGCTCGGCCATCGCCCGCGCACCGCTCTCCGGCGTGAAGTCGGCGTGCGCCACCAGGTCGGCGCCGATCTTCGCCTCACCCAGCCCGCGCCGGAACCCGCTGAGCCGGTCCGCGCCCACGGCCATGTCCTTCGGGCCGGCGACCGTGCCGATCCGCTTGCGCCCCAGTGACACCAGGTGCCGCGCCGCCTCCAGGCCGCCGGTGAAGTTGTCCGCGTCCACGAACGGCACGCTGGTGCTCCCCAGCGGCCGCCCGCCGACCACGACCGGCAACCCGATCTCGTGCAGCATCGCCACCAGCGGGTCCTCGCCGTGCAGGCTGACCAGCAGCGCGCCGTCCACGTGCCCGCTCGACAGGTAGGCGACCAGGTCGCCGGTGTCCGCGGGCTGGCTCATCATCAGCAACAGCTGCACGTGCCGCCCGGCGAGCTCGGAGTGCACCCCGCGCAGCACACCCGCGAAGAACGGGTCGCTCAGCACCCGCCCGGTCGGTTCGGACACGACGAGCGCGATCGCGTTCGCCCGGTGCCCCGCCAACGCGCGCGCGGCCTGGTTGGGGGAGTAACCCAGCTCCGCGATCGCGGCGTGCACGGCCTCACGGGCCTTCGCGCTG from Lentzea guizhouensis harbors:
- a CDS encoding LacI family DNA-binding transcriptional regulator; this encodes MTETAKRRPGPRIEEVARVAGVSKSTVSRVINQEPYVSAKAREAVHAAIAELGYSPNQAARALAGHRANAIALVVSEPTGRVLSDPFFAGVLRGVHSELAGRHVQLLLMMSQPADTGDLVAYLSSGHVDGALLVSLHGEDPLVAMLHEIGLPVVVGGRPLGSTSVPFVDADNFTGGLEAARHLVSLGRKRIGTVAGPKDMAVGADRLSGFRRGLGEAKIGADLVAHADFTPESGARAMAELLDQAPDLDAVFVAADIMAVGALQTLHLRGKRVPDDVAVIGFDDSVLASTATPPLTTVRQDVEELGRTMTWRLLAELAGESGLPPSLLLPTSLVRRASA